The nucleotide sequence TCTTTCAGGAAGTCGCGCTGCAGAATTTGCCGGTCACGTTCATGCTCGATCGAGCCGGCCTGACGGGGCCCGATGGGCCGACGCATCACGGCGCTTTCGACATCGGCTACATGCGATTATTCCCCAACCTGACCGTGATGGCCCCCGGCGACGAGGACGACTTGCGCGAGATGCTCGAATTCGCTCTTGCGCACGACGGGCCTGCGTCGATCCGCTATCCGAAGGCGACGGCCGAGAAGTGCAACCGGCAACGAACCGCGGTTGAATTCGGCCGAGCCGAAGTCATCGATTGGGGGACCGACGGCTTGCTGATCGCGTGCGGCACGCTACTGGGAAGCTGCATCAAGGCTGCCGCACAGTTGCGCGACGAAGGGCTCGATATCGGCGTCGTCAACGCTCGATTCATCAAGCCGCTCGACCGGGAAACCATCCTGCGGGCCATCGAGACTGCGCCGCTCGTCGTGACAGTCGAAGAAGGAGCCCTCATGACCGGCTTCGGCAGCGCCGTGCTGGAAGCCGCCGCGGATGCGGGCTTGAACACCGCGCACATCCGCCGCCTCGGCATTCCCGACCGATTTGTCGAGCACGGCGATCGGGCCGAACTGTTGGCCGAACTCGGCCTCGACGCGGCCGGAATCGCAAATTGCTGCCGTCAACTGGCCGACGACCTTGGGCTCTGCAAAGACGCCAATCGCCGCCGCGTGAGTTGAGCCGCACCGATCGCGGGCCGGCGTCTCCCTTCGCCTCTCCCCTTCGTGGCAGAGGGGCCGGGCCTGGGGGCGCGGCAACCGAGCCCATCTAATTTTTCGTCGCCCCGATTTCAACCCAGCGGCGCTCTTCGTGCGATCGAAGCACCGCATCGGCGACAATTTGGGCATTCAGCCCATCGAGAAAACTCGGCGCCGCCTCGCGGCGCTCGACAATCGCCGACACGAACTCCCACATGAGATCATAGCGAAACACGGTCGCCGGGTTGCCATCGCGCGGATCGCGGGGGCTCTCGGCCGGCTTGAGAAACTCGAGCGGCACCTCGACCGGCGCGAGATCATGCCCTGTCCGGCCGATAAGAATCGTGTTCGGCAGATGCAATTGATAGACGGCCGAGCCCTCGGAGCCGTTGATCTCGGCCCATTCGTGGCCGAAGCCGCTCCGCTCATACCCCTTGGCCAGCGTGGTGCCTTCCCAAACGCCGGTCGCTCCGGAAGCGAATTCACCGAGCAAGGCCGACCAATCGTCGACATCCGAGGGAGGGCAAGCTTTGCCATCGACGGTTTGCGTCCGCGGGGCAAACCGAGCCACGGCTCCGCAAATCTGCCGCAGTGGCCCCATCAGATCGATCGCCAGATCGATGCGGTGGATCGTCATGTCGAACAGATCGCCCGCGCCGGCCTGGGCCCGATATTGCCGCCAGCCCCAACTCGTCTCGGGCCAATCCAAGAATCGCTGGCTGCGGAAATGCCGCGGCTGGCCGAGGGCCCCGCTCGCGACAAGATGCTTGAGATACCGCATCGCGGGCGCGAAACGGTAGGTAAACGCCGTCATATGCACGATGCCGGCCGCATCCGCCGCTTGATACATCCGGCTTACTTCGCCCGCATTCAGTCCCAGCGGCTTTTCGCACATCAGGTGCTTTCCGGCCTGGGCCGCGACGGTGGCGATTTCGCAATGCGTGAAATTGGGCGTCGCGATCACCAGGGCGTCGATCTCCGGATCGGCGCACAGCTCGCGGAAGTCAGTGGTGGTCTGCTTCAATCCCCATTCGGCCCGTCGCCGTTGGAGCAAGCCCGGATCGGCGTCGCAGGCGGCCACGAGCCGCGCCCGATTGTCCAAGCGGATGGCCGGCACATGGTGATAATCGCTGACCTTGCCGGCGCCGATCAAAGCGATTCGGACCGGCTCGTCGGTGGGTTTTTTCTCGTTCATCGATGATTGCAAGAAAAGTCGGGCGGCCAATGAGTTCAACGGCCGCGGAAGCCACGTTGTGACAACCGCGTTTCGGAACCGGCCAGAGTAAGCGTTTTGCGGCCGGCCGACAAGTTGCGGAGCTCCACACGTGTCGTCGGAGAGAAGCTGCATGTTGGCCCGGCTGCCGGCGCGGCCTTTCGGCATTCGTCAATCGTTGTTCGCCATTGCGAGCGAGCCACCCGGTTCGGAAGCGACCGACTCTTGATAGTGGCGATTGATCAGATCGTTTTGCAGCCACAGAAGCTTGTTGAACGGCTGAAAAATAAACTGGACATGCTGGCTACTCGGCAAGCAAATTAGTCGCTACATTGCGCGATTATTCCAAGCTTCTCCGCGATTCCGCGAAGCGGTCTCCGGCGGCGAAACGCTTTCATTCGCACGATGGTGGACTATGAACATCACGTTGAAATGTCCGGGCTGCGGGCAGCCGCTGGCCGTGCCGCCGGATTTCGCCGGGCGGCAGGCGACGTGTCCGAAGTGCAAATCGCCGTTTTTGATTCCGGTGGCCCCGTCGCCGCCGGCAGCGAAGCCACTGCCGGTGGCGACGCCATTAGCCTTTCCTGCCGCAGCGCGATCCAGCACGCCGCCGCTGCCGCGATCCGCGCCGCCGCCATTGCCGCAATCGGCGGGGGCACATTCGGCGCCGCACGGCGGTGCGTTCGATCTCGATTCGCTCGGAATTTCGCCGGCTAGCGCTGTTTCAACCGCTGGAATTGCTCCGGTGCCGCGGAGCGTGGCGGCCGGTTCGCGGCGGTCGTCCAAAACGCCCTGGTTGGTCGGCGCAATTGCGGCCAGTGTATTTCTCCTTGCGGCTGCGGTCGGCGGGTGGATGATGTTCGGCGTTCGCTCCGGGCTCGGCGACGATCTGCGATTCATGCCCGACGACGCAAATCTGGTATTCACGATCGACGTGAAATCGCTGCTGGCGAGCGGCGTGGGGCGACGATTCAAGGAGCAATTGCCCGATCTGAAACAACTGGCCAAAAACTCGAAAGTGAAGCCCGAGGATATCGAGCGGATGACGATGGGAGGCCGCGCGACAAATGAGCAATTCTGCGTGGTGATCCATTTCACCAAGCCGATCGCGGTCGAAGATGTGTTGCCCGGCGAGACGACCAAATCGACCGTCGGCAGCCATACCATGTATGTTCAAGCGGCGTCGGCCGCGACACAAATCGACCCGCAGTCGGTGTTGATCGGCACCGTCAAGGAAGTGCGGCAAGTGCTCGAGCGCAACGCACCGCCCAGAATTCCCGCGGCCCTCGAAGCCGCCATGACCGAAGCCGACTTCAGCAAGCCCCTGGCGATTGCCGTCGACACCAGCGGAGTTGCGCAGCTCGTGGCCGGGCAAGGGATGGCCAATCCGATGGGGGCCACGCTGCAGCAGATTCGCGGTTTCTCGGCTTACGCCCAGGTGGGCGACGATATCCGGCTGTATGCGGCCGCCGTCTGCAAGGATTCCGCGGCCGCTGAAAATGTCCGCAAGGAAATCGAAGGATTGAAAGCGATGGTCGCGAGCGTCAAGCCGGCCGCGCCTGCCGGGCAAAATGCCGCCGCCATGAACATGATGAATTCGCTTTCGGTCTCCACCTCGGGCGCGACGCTGCGGGCCAGCCTAACGATCGACGCCGATACGCTCGCGGGGCCAATCATGGCGGCCCGCGCCGCCGCCAACAACGCCCTGAATGCCAGCCGCACCGCAAGGCCCGACAACGTGGGCAAACCAGCAAAGCCACGCCTGCACAAACCGAAGAAGCCCAAAAATTCGTCGGACAAGTCGAACTGACGGCGGGCGAAGATCTGCTGTGCGATCGACGGCTTCCTTCGTCCGCCGGCGCGCTTAGTCCGTCGGTTCGATGTGAACCGTTGCATCGAGAATCGAGAGTTGCGAATCCAGAAGTGCTTGTTTCACATCGTGGGCAATTTCGTGGCCGCGGCGGACCGTGAGATTGCCGTCCACCTCGACGTGGATATCGACCAGCAACGACAGGCCGCTGCGCCGAACGCGGCATTTTTCGATCGCCGCCACTTCCGGCACCGCCGCGGCGATCCGGCGAATCTGATCGTCGACCTCCGCGGCAGGCGCCGAATCCATCACATCGTCGAGCGCACGGCGAAAAAGCCGCACACCGTTGCCCACGATAATCATGCACGCCAAAAGCGCGGCCCACGCGTCGGCCCGAATGTAGCGCGGGCCACCGACGATGGCCACCGTGATGCCGATGAACGCGGCGAGCGAAGTGATCGCGTCGCTGCGATGATGCCACGCTTCGCTGAGCAAGGCTTGGCTGCCGATCTGTCGGCCCATCCGATCGATCATCCGAAACATCAGTTCCTTGACGCCGATCACGCCCACCAGAACCACCAATGTGTAAACCGCCGGCGGCGTGCTCGGCGGATTCAACAGTGCCCGGATGCTCTGAATGGCGATGCCGACTCCGGTGGCCAGCAGCGCGACCGCGGCGACCATTGCCGAGAGCGATTCGGCTTTGCCGTGGCCGAACGGATGATTCTCGTCCGGGGGAATGGCCGCGATCCGCAATCCGCCGGAGACGACCAGCGAACTAACCACGTCGGCCAGCGATTCGACGCCATCGGCCACAAGGGCGTAGGCCTGTCCGAGCACGCCGGCGCAAATTTTCACGGCCGCCATCAGGGCATTGAGCAGCACGCCCCAGAGAATAATGCGAATTCCGCCGGCCGCGGCCGAACTGAGCCGCTCGGCGGGAGGAGGAATTTTCGGCGGCGGCGGTTCGATCACCATCCGTCCTTGATAACCGGCTCCTGAAGCGGTGTAAAGCAGCCGTGGCGCGAGCCTTCGGCAAAGCGAACATTAGCCGCGCCATTCTAGGGCGGGGTTTTGCGACGGTGGATTTTGCCGCCCGGGTGAGTACACTATCTGGACGCGCCCGCCTTCCCATCCCACCACGTCTTGAGCCCAGCCGAATTATGAACCGAAAATTTTTTAGCGTTGCGGCCCTGTTGACCTTCATGGCGAGCGTTTATCCCGCGATCGCGGATGCGGCGCGTCCGAAGCCGCCGACCCGCGACGCGAACACGGCGGCATTGGCCGGCGCGAAAGAATTGCCCGACGGCGCGGTTCCGCCGATCGATGTCGAGGGAGATTTTATTCTCGGGCCGACGCACAATCGTGCCCCCGACATGAGCGTGCAGGCCGGCGTGCCGCAAGGAACCGTTCACAATCTGACGCTGAATTCCGCCGATAGCAAGTTGTATCCTGGCATCGCACGCGACAAGAACACGTTTGGCACTTCCGATCCCAACGATCCGGCCAAGCTCGTGGTCACCACCAGCCATCCGGCTCCCTACACGCGGCATGTTGCCGTGTACGTGCCCAAGCAATATGTGCAGGGCACCGCGGCCCCGTTCATCGTCGGCGCCGACGGCCCCGATCGATCGCTGTTCACGGCGCTCGACAATCTCATCGCTCAGCACAAGGTGCCGGTGATGATCGGTATTTCGATCAGCAACGGCAGCGGCGATGCCCAAGGGAGCGAGCGAGGATTGGAATACGACACGATGTCGGGCCGATACGCGGAATTCGTCGAACAGGAAGTGCTGCCGCTTGTCGAGCAGGAGTGCAAAGTGAAACTCACCAAGGATCCGGAAGGCCGGGCCACGATGGGCTGCAGCTCCGGCGGATCGTGCGCCATGATCATGGCCTGGTATCATCCCGAAATGTACCACCGCGTGCTCACCTACTCGGGCACCTATGTAAATCAGCAATGGCCATCCAATCCCGACTCGCCGCACGGCGCTTGGGAATTGCACGAACACCTGATTCCGAACAGCCCCGCCAAACCACTGCGCATCTGGATGGAAGTGGGCGACCGCGACCTGCTGAACCCGAACAGCATGCGCGACAAGATGCACGATTGGGTGCGGGCGAACGAAGACATGGCCAAGGCCCTGGCCGCGAAGGGGTATCACTACCAATTCGTGTTCGCTCGCAACGCCGGCCATTGCGAAGGAAGCGTCAAACAGCAAACGCTGCCCGAAGCCCTGCAATGGCTGTGGGAGGGCTATTCAGCGGGGTCCAAGAGCAATGCCCGCTGAACAACCGAACTCGATAATCTCGCGGTGCGGCTGCCGGCTCGCCTGGCAGTGTGCGCACCGCGCCGTCGCTGCACTGCTGCACAAGCCTGCAGTGGCGCTCGCTATCAGGCCAGCCGGGGTTTTTCGGTTCGACAAGCGTTTATGGCAATGGCCACGCACACCCTGGCCGCCACTGGTTTCAGCAATCGGAATCTTCTAGACTTGGGTTATTCGAGTCGCCAATCCGCCAGTTGGCTTCTTCTTAAGCCGGAACATCCGTGATGGGAGCGGAGTGTATGAAATTGAAATGGTTTGTCTGCGGACTTTCTTGCTTGATGTTGGTTGCAGCTCAGCTCGAGGCCGCGGATTGGCCGCAGTGGCAGGGGCCGGATCGCAATTCCATTTCGAAAGAAACCGGCCTGTTAAAGAATTGGCCGAAAGATGGCCCTCCGTTGGCTTGGCGGGTCGGCAAGCTCGGCGGCGGCTTCAGCACGCCGTCGGTCGCCGAAGGGCGCATCTACGGCATGAGCTATCGCGATGGAAACGAACTCGTGTGGGCCCTTAACGAAAATGGCGGCAAGCAGGAATGGGCGACGAAAACCGGCCCCGCCGAGGAGATCGGCGCGGCGGGCTTTGGCGGCGAAGGCCCACGCTGCACGCCCACCGTCGACGGCGAACTGCTCTACGCGCTCGGCCCCACAGGCCGCTTTGTTTGCCTCAACACGGCCGACGGCCAGATCGTTTGGCGCAAGAACATGAAAGACGATTTCGGCGGCCATTCCATGGCGCAATGGCATTATTGCGAATCGCCGCTTGTCGATGGCGACAAGGTGATTTGCACCCCCGGCGGCAAAGAAGCCACGGTCGTCGCGCTGAACAAGAAAACCGGCGACGTGATTTGGAAAGCCCACGTTCCGGATGGCAACGGGGCCGGCTACGCGTCGCCGATCGTGATCGACGCGGCCGGGCACCGACAATATGTCCATTTTCTCGAAGCTGGCCCCGCGGGCTTCGATGCGGAAACCGGCAAGCTGCTTTGGCGATCCAGCAAAAGCGCCACGCGCATCGCCAACGTTGCCACGCCTATTTTTCACGACGGCTGCATCTTCACCGCGGCTGCCTACGGCGGCGGCGGCGCGCTCGTGAAATTGATCGCGGAAGGCGACGGCGTTAAGGCCGAGGTGGTTTACACGACCAAGAAAATGGAAAACCACCACGGCGGCATCATCCTCGACAAAGGCTACCTCTACGGCGCCAACGGCGGAAATGGCGGCGGCTATCTCGTCTGCCTGAATTTCAAAACCGGCAAGGTTCAGTGGGACGAGCGCGCCGGCCAGCGCCGGGCCTCGAAAGGCTCGGTCGCCCTGGCCGACAACCGGATCTATTACCGGCAAGAAGACGGCACGGTGATTCTCATCGAGCCGAGTCCCAAGGAATACATCGAACACGGCCGCTTCGACCAGCCCGATCGCAGCCGCTCCCACGCCTGGGCGCATCCGGTGATCGCCAACGGCAAGCTATATCTGATCGACCAGGACAATCTGTTCTGTTACGACGTGGCCGCGAAGTAAATTCGTGGGCGAATCGCTTAGACCGTCCCAAACTCCAGCGTCGACGCCCCACTAGGCCCGAAGCGTAAGCGAGGACGCCCTCCGTTGCCGGGCGACGCCACACAAGCCCGAAGCGTTAGCGAGGACGCGCTCCGTTGCGGGCCGCCCCCAACACAAGCCCGAAGCGTAAGCGAGGATGCGCTCCGTTGCGGGTCGTCCTCACGAACGTATTGATCGAATGTGCATTTGGCTGTGCCGCCTGCAGCGAGACGATGCCGCCGTAGCGGCGCTCCCTCGCTAACGCTTCGGGTTTGTGTTGCGTTACAGCGACGAATCGTCGGGCGAATCGCTTTGGCCATCCCAAACTCCAGCGCCGACGCCACACAAGCCCGAAGCGTAAGCGAGGACGCGCTCCGTTGCGGGCCGCCGACACGAACGTATTGATCCAATGTGCATTTGGCTGTGCCGCCCGCAGCGAGACGATGCCGCCGTAGCGGCGCTCCCTCGCTAACGCTTCGGGTTAGTGTTGCGTGACGGCAACGAATCGCCAGGCGAATCGCTTTGGCCATCCCAAACTACAGCGTTAACGCCACGCTAGCCCGAAGCGTAAGCGAGGATGCGCTCCGTTGCGGGCCGTCCTCACGAACGTATTAATCCAATGTGCACGCGCTGTGCCGCCTGCAGCGAGACGATGCCGCCGTAGCGGCGCTCCCTCGCTAACGCTTCGGGTTAGTGTTGCGTGACAGCAACGATGTGGGGATCGTGGGCCGGCAGTTGAGGCGGCAAATCGTCCGGCGAATCGCTTTGGCCATCCCAAAATTCCAGCGTCGACGCCACACTAGCCCGAAGCGTAAGCGAGGACGCGCTCCGTTGCGGGCCGTCCTCACGAACGTATTGATCCAATGTGCATTTGGCTGTGCCGCCTGCAGCGAGACGATGCCGCCGTAGCG is from Pirellulales bacterium and encodes:
- a CDS encoding alpha/beta hydrolase-fold protein, with translation MNRKFFSVAALLTFMASVYPAIADAARPKPPTRDANTAALAGAKELPDGAVPPIDVEGDFILGPTHNRAPDMSVQAGVPQGTVHNLTLNSADSKLYPGIARDKNTFGTSDPNDPAKLVVTTSHPAPYTRHVAVYVPKQYVQGTAAPFIVGADGPDRSLFTALDNLIAQHKVPVMIGISISNGSGDAQGSERGLEYDTMSGRYAEFVEQEVLPLVEQECKVKLTKDPEGRATMGCSSGGSCAMIMAWYHPEMYHRVLTYSGTYVNQQWPSNPDSPHGAWELHEHLIPNSPAKPLRIWMEVGDRDLLNPNSMRDKMHDWVRANEDMAKALAAKGYHYQFVFARNAGHCEGSVKQQTLPEALQWLWEGYSAGSKSNAR
- a CDS encoding PQQ-binding-like beta-propeller repeat protein → MKLKWFVCGLSCLMLVAAQLEAADWPQWQGPDRNSISKETGLLKNWPKDGPPLAWRVGKLGGGFSTPSVAEGRIYGMSYRDGNELVWALNENGGKQEWATKTGPAEEIGAAGFGGEGPRCTPTVDGELLYALGPTGRFVCLNTADGQIVWRKNMKDDFGGHSMAQWHYCESPLVDGDKVICTPGGKEATVVALNKKTGDVIWKAHVPDGNGAGYASPIVIDAAGHRQYVHFLEAGPAGFDAETGKLLWRSSKSATRIANVATPIFHDGCIFTAAAYGGGGALVKLIAEGDGVKAEVVYTTKKMENHHGGIILDKGYLYGANGGNGGGYLVCLNFKTGKVQWDERAGQRRASKGSVALADNRIYYRQEDGTVILIEPSPKEYIEHGRFDQPDRSRSHAWAHPVIANGKLYLIDQDNLFCYDVAAK
- a CDS encoding cation diffusion facilitator family transporter; this encodes MIEPPPPKIPPPAERLSSAAAGGIRIILWGVLLNALMAAVKICAGVLGQAYALVADGVESLADVVSSLVVSGGLRIAAIPPDENHPFGHGKAESLSAMVAAVALLATGVGIAIQSIRALLNPPSTPPAVYTLVVLVGVIGVKELMFRMIDRMGRQIGSQALLSEAWHHRSDAITSLAAFIGITVAIVGGPRYIRADAWAALLACMIIVGNGVRLFRRALDDVMDSAPAAEVDDQIRRIAAAVPEVAAIEKCRVRRSGLSLLVDIHVEVDGNLTVRRGHEIAHDVKQALLDSQLSILDATVHIEPTD
- a CDS encoding Gfo/Idh/MocA family oxidoreductase, with translation MNEKKPTDEPVRIALIGAGKVSDYHHVPAIRLDNRARLVAACDADPGLLQRRRAEWGLKQTTTDFRELCADPEIDALVIATPNFTHCEIATVAAQAGKHLMCEKPLGLNAGEVSRMYQAADAAGIVHMTAFTYRFAPAMRYLKHLVASGALGQPRHFRSQRFLDWPETSWGWRQYRAQAGAGDLFDMTIHRIDLAIDLMGPLRQICGAVARFAPRTQTVDGKACPPSDVDDWSALLGEFASGATGVWEGTTLAKGYERSGFGHEWAEINGSEGSAVYQLHLPNTILIGRTGHDLAPVEVPLEFLKPAESPRDPRDGNPATVFRYDLMWEFVSAIVERREAAPSFLDGLNAQIVADAVLRSHEERRWVEIGATKN